A window of Microbacterium hominis genomic DNA:
GGAGACTTCGTGACCCTGCCCGCGCTGCAGGCCGCCGCCCACGCCCGCGGCGATGTCTGGTGGACGCTCAGCGCGTTCGACTCCGGCGCGGCCGATGCGGGTGCCGAGGGCCTGATCGACATCGACGTCGCCCTGGAGGCCGCTGCCGCCGTGCGGGTGCCGGGCACCGCCGTGCCGTCGTTCCAGGGCAACGTCGACGGCGCCACAGCCCATGTCGGCGCGCTGCTGGCCGACGGCTGGCGCGTCGTGGTCGCCGCCTCCGGCGCGGGCCTGGTGGAGCGCGCGCGCGACGTGCTGGCCGAGCGGGGCATCGCCGCGCGCAAGGTCGACGACATCGCGGACGCCTTCGAGCCCGGGGTCGCGCACGTCGTGGTCTCCACCCTCGAGCGCGGGTTCGAGTGCGCCGACGCGAAGCTCGCCGTGCTCACCGAGAACGAGTTCTACGGCCGCACGATCGGCGGCGATCAGCGGGTCGTCAAGAAGCTCGCTTCGCGCCGCAAGGCGGTCGTCGACCCCCTGCAGCTGAAGAACGGCGACTACGTCGTGCACGCCACGCACGGCATCGGCAAGTTCGTGGAGCTGATCCAGCGCGAGGTCTCCTCCGGCGGGCGCAACGCCGTGAAGACCCAGCGCGAGTACCTCGTGCTGGAGTACGCACCCAGCAAGCGCGGCTACCCGGGTGACAAGCTCTTCGTGCCCACCGACCAGCTCGACCAGCTCTCGCGGTACGTGGGCGGCGAGGCCCCCGCTCTGTCGAAGATGGGAGGCAGCGACTGGGCGCAGGCGAAGTCCAAGGCGCGCAAGGCGGTGCGCGACATCGCGGTCGAGCTCGTCAAGCTCTACTCGGCGCGCATGGCCGCCAAGGGCCACGCCTTCGGGCCCGACACCCCGTGGCAGCGCGAGCTGGAGGAGGCGTTCCCGTTCGCCGAGACCCCCGATCAGCTCCAGACGATCGACGAGATCAAGGCCGACATGGAGAAGCCGATCCCCATGGACCGGCTGCTGTCGGGTGATGTCGGCTTCGGCAAGACCGAGGTCGCCGTGCGTGCCGCGTTCAAGGCGATCCAGGACGGCAAGCAGGTCGCGATGCTCGTGCCGACGACGCTGCTGGTCAAGCAGCACTTCGAGACCTTCACCGAGCGGTTCGCCGGCTTCCCGGTCAAGGTGAAGGCGCTCTCGCGCTTCCAGACCGACAAGCAGGCCCGCGAGGTGGTGGCGGGGCTGGCCGACGGCACCGTCGACATGGTCATCGGCACCCACCGCATCCTCACCGAGAAGGTGCTGTTCAAGGACCTCGGCCTCATGATCATCGACGAGGAGCAGCGCTTCGGCGTCGAGCACAAGGACTCGCTGAAGAAGCTGAAGACCAACGTCGACATCCTCGCGATGAGCGCGACCCCGATCCCTCGCACGCTCGAGATGGCGGTGACCGGCATCCGCGAGATGTCGACCCTGCAGACCCCGCCCGAGGACCGGCATCCGATCCTCTCCTACGTCGGTGCGCGCAACGACAAGCAGATCGCCGCGGCCATCCGGCGTGAGCTGCTGCGCGAGGGGCAGGTCTTCTACGTGCACAATCGCGTGCAGTCGATCCAGCGCGTCGCCGCCGATCTCGCCGAGCTCGTGCCCGAAGCGCGCATCGCCGTCGCGCACGGCCAGATGGGCGAGCACGCGTTGGAGCAGGTCGTCGACGATTTCTGGGAGCGCAAGGCCGACGTGCTCGTGTCGACCACGATCATCGAGACGGGCCTGGACATCTCGAACGCCAACACGATCATCATCGACCGGGCCGACAAGTACGGCCTCAGCCAGCTTCACCAGCTGCGCGGCCGCGTCGGCCGCGCGCGCGAGCGCGCGTACGCGTACTTCCTCTACGACGACATGAAGCCGCTCAGCGAGACCGCCGCCGACCGCCTGGAGACGATCGCCGTCAACAACGACCTCGGCTCGGGCATGCAGGTCGCGCTCAAGGACCTCGAGATCCGCGGCGCGGGCAACCTCCTCGGGGCCGAGCAGGCGGGGCACATCGCCGGGGTGGGGTTCGACCTGTATCTGCGCATGATCGGCGAGGCCGTGGCGACCTTCCGCGGCGAGGAGACCGAGGGTCCCACCGAGCTGCGGCTGGAGCTGCCCGTGCAGGCGCGCATCCCCGAGCACTACATCGACAGCGAGCGGTTGCGCCTGGAGGCGTATCAGAAGCTGTCCGCGGCGGCCGCCGTCACCGCGAAGGACGACGCGATCGACCTCGTCATCGAGGAGCTCACCGACCGCTACGGCGAGCCGCCCGCCGAGGTGTCTGGCCTGCTCGCGGTCGCGCGGCTGCGACGTCGGGCCGGCCAGGCGGGGCTGGCCGACGTGGTGGCCATGGGCCCGAACCTGCGCATCGCCCCCGCGAACCTGCCGGATTCGATGCGGGTGCGCCTGCAGCGACTGCACCCGAAGGCGAAGCTGCTCTCCGGTGGCGACGCCCTGGTCGTACCGTTGCCGTCCGCCGGCGGGGAGCCGCTGGCCGATGCGGATCTCATCGCGTGGGTGGGGGAGCTGCTGGGACAGCTGTGGCCGGAGAAGAAGGAAGCCGCGCCCGGCGCGACCGCCGCGACCGGCTGACACCACGGTGCCGGCGCACTAGTCTCTGGTGCCAGACCGGGGCGGAGCGCCTCGGCGTGAGCGCAGCAGGCGGCTGAGCATGATCCGTCGGATCGTGGTGATCGATGCGGTCACGGTCGTGACCGCGACGGCGCTGTGCCTGGGCGCGCTCGCCGTCGGCAGCCCCGACGCGGTCGCCGTGGCCAGCGGTGCGTCCGCGATCCTCACGGGCGTCCTGGTGATGGTCGCGCGCCCGCGCTCCGTCGTCGGCCTCCTGCTCGTCGCGGCCGGTGGCGTCTGGTTCGCGAGCGATCTCGCCGCCCTCCCCGGTCCCGCTGGCGCCGTCGCCGCGCAGGCTGTCTACCTGCACCGCGCGTTCCTCGTGCACGCGACCTTCACACCTCCCACGGCGCGGGCCGGATCGACGCTCCGACGGGTGGGCATCGTCGCGACGTATGCGATCTGCGCAGTGCCTGCGCTGTGGAGCACCGCGGCGGGGGCGACCGCCTGGGCGGGGGCCTACGCCGCGCTGGCCGTCTGGGCCGCCGTGCGTGCACCGGTGCGGCTCCGGCGTTCGCGAACCGTGGCCGCGGTCGCGGCCATCGTCCTCGGACTGGCGGTGGGCGGGGCCGGGGTGGCCCGGGCTGTCGACCCGGGACCGCCGACGGCCGCCGCCTCGCTCCTGGTCTACGAAGTCGGATTCGTCATCGCCGCCGTGCTCCTCGGAATCGGAGCGGTGGTGCGGCCCCGTATCGAGCCCGACAGGGTGCTCGCCATGGCGGACGCGGAAGGCTCGCTCCGGGACGCCCTCGCCTGGGCGGTGGACGACCCGCAGCTGCGGCTGAGCACCGCCGAAGTTTCGGCGATGGCCGGGGGTGAGACATCCGCCGTCGGGAGGGTGCGTCGGCGGGTGCATCTCGATGACCGGTCCGTCGTCGAGATCGATCTCGACGAGACCGTGTCGATGGATGCCGCGGCCATGGTCACGCTGGAGACCGCGGTGCGCATCAACGCGCGGGCCGCCATGCTGCGTGCCCGGCTGGCAGACCAGGCCGAGCTGCTCGCGCAGTCGCGACGGCGACTCCTGCGGGCGTCCGATCAGGAGGAGAGCCGCGTGGAATCACTCGTCGCGGACGGCGCGGGTGCCCGACTGCGTGCGGTCGCGGATCTGCTGCGCGTGTCGGCGGATCGCGCCGGGGCGGAACTGACGCCGACGATCGACGAGCTGCGCGCGTCGGTGCGGGCCATGGAGGACCTCCTCGCGCGGGTGCGCACCGGCATCTACCCGCGAGTGCTCGACGAGCAGGGGCTCACTGCCGCCGTCGATGCGGCGGCCCGGGCCTGTCCGGTTCCGGTGTCGACGGAGATCCGTGTCGACGCACTGGCGCCGGACCTCGAGCGCGCCGTCTACTACGTCGTGTCCGAGGCGCTGGCCAATGTCGCCAAGCACTCCGGCGCTGCGGCGGCGCTGGTGCAGATCGTGGGCGGCGACGACCTCGTCGTCGCGGTCCACGATGACGGCATCGGAGGCGCGCCTCTCGACGCACGTCTGGGCGGTCTGCGCGATCGCGTCGCCGCATGGGGTGGTCTGCTGACCCTCTCCGGTTCTCCTGGCGGGGGGACGACCGTACGAGCCGAGTTCCCGCTGACCCGCGGTCGCCGCGTGCAGGAGGAGCCTCCGACCGCAATGCGGGGGAGCGCCCGGTGAAGGGGGCCGCGCTCTGGGCGCTGCTGGGCGGGTGCATCGCGATCGACCTCGTCGCGATCTCGGTGCTGGTCACCCCCGCGCAGACGCTGACTCCGCTCATGCGCGCGCCATGGGCGGGGTCCGCGGCGCTCGTGGCCGGACTCATGGCCGCCGCGGTGTCGATCGTCCTCGCCTCCACGCGAGCGCGGGGTGGGCGGACCGCAGCTCTGGCACTCGCCTCCGCAGCGTGGCTGGCGCCCACCCTGGGGGCCGGAGCGCCGGTCGTGCTGAGCGCACTGGCCGGATCTGTCGCGGTGATGCTGCCGGCGGCATTGGCTCATCTGTGCGCCCCTGCGCCGCCGCCCGCGGGTCCGATCGTGCCGCGTCTGGTGCTGTCGGGCTATGTCGTCGCCGCGGCCGCCGGGGTGCTGCGTCTCACCATGTATCAGCCGTTCGACGACCCCGGCTGCTGGGCGGATTGTCGCCGAAGTCCGTTCGCGTTGCTCTCGTGGGTGCCGGCAGTCGATGTCGCGTGGGCACTGTCGGCCGGGGTCTGCGCCGCCCTCGCCCTCTCCCTCACGATTCAGGCGTCGAGCGCGAGGTCGTCTCCGGCTTGGCGGCTCACCGCGACGACGGCGACCCGTGCCGTCGTCGTCATCGGCCTCGCCGTTGTCGCCGTCGCCGCGCCCGGATCGCACGCCGACCCCGCCGACGGGTCGGTTGCCGCCGGCCTGCTGATCACCGCGGCGGGGTCCATCGCGCTGGCCGGCCTGTACCTGGTGCGCAGCGTGGCCGGCGCCGGTCGTGCACGACGGCTGCGTGCGATCGTCGCCGGCGCTGACGGCGGGTCGTGGGAGAGGGTTCTCGGCGAGGCCGTCGGAGATCCGACCCTGCGGGTCGCGTACCGGGTCGCAGACGGCTGGGTGGACGAGTCGGGGGCGCCCCGGGATCCCGACGTGCGGGCCGTGCGCGTGGTGTCCGGTGGGCGCGAAGTCGCCGCCATCACCCATCGCCGCGATCTCGACCTGCTCGTGGACGAGATCGGGCCTGCGCTGCGTCTCGCGATCGGGAATGAAGCCCTGCGGATCGAGCTGGACGGGAGGATCCGGGAGCTGCGCGTGTCGCGCGCCCGTGTCGTGGCGGCTGCGGACGCGCGCCGCCGGGCACTGGAGCGGGATCTCCACGACGGCGCGCAGCAGGAGCTGATCGGTCTCGCGTGGCGCCTGCGCGCGGCAGCGGATGCGGCTGGGCGGCAAGGATCGCCGGTCGCGGCCGAACTCGAGCAGGCAGTCGGGGAGGCCCGCGCCGCGCTGGAGGATCTGCGGGAGGTGGCTCACGGGATATACCCGGTCGTGCTCGCCAACGACGGTCTCGTGTCCGCCCTGCGAAGCCATGCGCTCACAGCCCCGGTCGCGGTCTCGGTGCGTGGCGAACCCCCGCGGGCGGCGGCGGCCGAGGAAGCCGCACTGTACCTCTTCGCCGTCGAAGCGATCGCATCGGCGGCGGCCGGCGGCGCCCCCGATATCGAAGTGATTCTCGAAGGATCGGCTGTCGCGATCTCGGTCACCGTGCGTGCACCGGGGTTCCCTCGGCTGCCGGTCGGTGGAGGCGTCGTCGACCGCATCGGGGCGGTCGGCGGTGCCATCGCGCCCGAGGGCACGTCAGCGCGCGTGCCCACCCGCTCCGAGACGCCCGCGTAGACTCCGGCCATGCGCGTGGTGGTCGCGGACGATTCCCTGCTGATGCGACGCGGCATCGTGGAGACGGTGCGCGGAGGCGGGCACGACGTCGTCGGTGAGGCGGGCGATGTCGCGCAGCTGATGGGGATGGTGTCGGACGCGATGCCGGATGCTGCGATCATCGACATCCGCATGCCGCCGACGCACACGACTGAAGGGCTGGACGCCGCCCAGCGGATACGCGCCGAGCTTCCCGCGACGGCCGTGCTCGTGCTGTCGCAGTACGTGGAGTCGGCCTACGCGGAGCGCCTCATCGAGGAGAGCCCCAACGGGATCGGCTACCTGATCAAGGATCGGATCCTCGACGCGCACGTCCTGCTCGACGCCCTCGATCGCGTCCACCACGGGCAATGCGTCGTCGATCCCACCATCGTCGCCCAGCTGCTGGCTCGGATCCGACGCGACGACCCGCTCGCGCGGCTGAGCGCACGCGAGCGGGAGGTCCTGTCCTATCTGGCTGAGGGACTCACCAACCGAGCCATCGCGTCGGCGATGTTCGTCACGGAGCGGACGATCGAGACCCACGTGCGGAATGTATTCGACAAGCTGGGACTCGTCGAAGGTCCCGACCAGCACCGCCGCGTCCTCGCGGTGCTCACGTTCCTCCGGGGATGAGAGCCGCTCTGGTCAGTCGATCTTCTCCAGCGTCTTGGTCGTCCACACCCAGGCGTCCTCGTCGCCCAGGCCCGGACCCGGCGTGAGCACGAGGTCGCCGTCCTCGCCCTGCGCGAATCCGAACTCCATCCGTGCGCCGTCGCTCCACACGAGCGTGAGCTCTTCGCCGGTGACGATGTACGTGCCGCCGCCGTAGTCCGCTTCCTGCCTTCCGTCTCGCACGCGGTGGTTCCACGTGTGGTCGGCGAGCGTCAGCGTGGTGATCCAGGGCCAGGGGTAT
This region includes:
- a CDS encoding response regulator transcription factor, producing MRVVVADDSLLMRRGIVETVRGGGHDVVGEAGDVAQLMGMVSDAMPDAAIIDIRMPPTHTTEGLDAAQRIRAELPATAVLVLSQYVESAYAERLIEESPNGIGYLIKDRILDAHVLLDALDRVHHGQCVVDPTIVAQLLARIRRDDPLARLSAREREVLSYLAEGLTNRAIASAMFVTERTIETHVRNVFDKLGLVEGPDQHRRVLAVLTFLRG
- a CDS encoding sensor histidine kinase; the protein is MIRRIVVIDAVTVVTATALCLGALAVGSPDAVAVASGASAILTGVLVMVARPRSVVGLLLVAAGGVWFASDLAALPGPAGAVAAQAVYLHRAFLVHATFTPPTARAGSTLRRVGIVATYAICAVPALWSTAAGATAWAGAYAALAVWAAVRAPVRLRRSRTVAAVAAIVLGLAVGGAGVARAVDPGPPTAAASLLVYEVGFVIAAVLLGIGAVVRPRIEPDRVLAMADAEGSLRDALAWAVDDPQLRLSTAEVSAMAGGETSAVGRVRRRVHLDDRSVVEIDLDETVSMDAAAMVTLETAVRINARAAMLRARLADQAELLAQSRRRLLRASDQEESRVESLVADGAGARLRAVADLLRVSADRAGAELTPTIDELRASVRAMEDLLARVRTGIYPRVLDEQGLTAAVDAAARACPVPVSTEIRVDALAPDLERAVYYVVSEALANVAKHSGAAAALVQIVGGDDLVVAVHDDGIGGAPLDARLGGLRDRVAAWGGLLTLSGSPGGGTTVRAEFPLTRGRRVQEEPPTAMRGSAR
- a CDS encoding histidine kinase dimerization/phosphoacceptor domain-containing protein, which encodes MKGAALWALLGGCIAIDLVAISVLVTPAQTLTPLMRAPWAGSAALVAGLMAAAVSIVLASTRARGGRTAALALASAAWLAPTLGAGAPVVLSALAGSVAVMLPAALAHLCAPAPPPAGPIVPRLVLSGYVVAAAAGVLRLTMYQPFDDPGCWADCRRSPFALLSWVPAVDVAWALSAGVCAALALSLTIQASSARSSPAWRLTATTATRAVVVIGLAVVAVAAPGSHADPADGSVAAGLLITAAGSIALAGLYLVRSVAGAGRARRLRAIVAGADGGSWERVLGEAVGDPTLRVAYRVADGWVDESGAPRDPDVRAVRVVSGGREVAAITHRRDLDLLVDEIGPALRLAIGNEALRIELDGRIRELRVSRARVVAAADARRRALERDLHDGAQQELIGLAWRLRAAADAAGRQGSPVAAELEQAVGEARAALEDLREVAHGIYPVVLANDGLVSALRSHALTAPVAVSVRGEPPRAAAAEEAALYLFAVEAIASAAAGGAPDIEVILEGSAVAISVTVRAPGFPRLPVGGGVVDRIGAVGGAIAPEGTSARVPTRSETPA
- the mfd gene encoding transcription-repair coupling factor, which translates into the protein MTVPGIVRALEQAESFRDAVAAAPVDADFSLVEGLGAPLLAALLERRRQAGRPGALLVVAPTGRRAESLGPALEALLPGAEVLHFPAWETLPHERLSPSAEIVGRRLDVLHRVARWDGARPLVVTASVRGAIQPLAPGLADAETVHLTMGGRGHDLGEVAARLVELAYHRVDMVSRRGEFAMRGGILDVFPPIAAHPYRIEFFGDEVEQIRAFSVADQRSLPGDVADVELLPSRELLLTAQVRERALELRDRFPGLRGMLEKMSEGIPVEGMESLLPAVLDTLVTLVDYLPEGAGVALVDPERAVTRAMTLGETNREFLDAAWSAATAGADTPIDLGAGDFVTLPALQAAAHARGDVWWTLSAFDSGAADAGAEGLIDIDVALEAAAAVRVPGTAVPSFQGNVDGATAHVGALLADGWRVVVAASGAGLVERARDVLAERGIAARKVDDIADAFEPGVAHVVVSTLERGFECADAKLAVLTENEFYGRTIGGDQRVVKKLASRRKAVVDPLQLKNGDYVVHATHGIGKFVELIQREVSSGGRNAVKTQREYLVLEYAPSKRGYPGDKLFVPTDQLDQLSRYVGGEAPALSKMGGSDWAQAKSKARKAVRDIAVELVKLYSARMAAKGHAFGPDTPWQRELEEAFPFAETPDQLQTIDEIKADMEKPIPMDRLLSGDVGFGKTEVAVRAAFKAIQDGKQVAMLVPTTLLVKQHFETFTERFAGFPVKVKALSRFQTDKQAREVVAGLADGTVDMVIGTHRILTEKVLFKDLGLMIIDEEQRFGVEHKDSLKKLKTNVDILAMSATPIPRTLEMAVTGIREMSTLQTPPEDRHPILSYVGARNDKQIAAAIRRELLREGQVFYVHNRVQSIQRVAADLAELVPEARIAVAHGQMGEHALEQVVDDFWERKADVLVSTTIIETGLDISNANTIIIDRADKYGLSQLHQLRGRVGRARERAYAYFLYDDMKPLSETAADRLETIAVNNDLGSGMQVALKDLEIRGAGNLLGAEQAGHIAGVGFDLYLRMIGEAVATFRGEETEGPTELRLELPVQARIPEHYIDSERLRLEAYQKLSAAAAVTAKDDAIDLVIEELTDRYGEPPAEVSGLLAVARLRRRAGQAGLADVVAMGPNLRIAPANLPDSMRVRLQRLHPKAKLLSGGDALVVPLPSAGGEPLADADLIAWVGELLGQLWPEKKEAAPGATAATG